A stretch of Mesorhizobium sp. M2A.F.Ca.ET.046.03.2.1 DNA encodes these proteins:
- a CDS encoding ABC transporter substrate-binding protein: MNRTTIFAATLTAAAMLGAPAMAATSLTIGISGWTGFAPLTLAKQAGLFEKHGLDVTLKKVPQASRPLAIASGDLQCAATTVETWMVWNASGVTTKQIFQLDKSYGADGIVVRNDIKSVADLKGKNVASSAPGTSPYFLLAWVLNKNGMSTKDVTVVNLEPDAAAQAFLAGQNDAAVTYEPFISAVRDKADQGHILATTLDYPMVLDTVGCTPDFLKANPDAAKALADSYFDALDLIKKDPQKSYEIMGADVKQSAKEFEDSAKYLKWADKAENKQFFTKEFQDFSKTAADLLLQMGLIKEVPDVTTLADTSAVAN; encoded by the coding sequence ATGAACAGGACCACCATTTTCGCGGCAACGCTGACGGCGGCCGCCATGCTTGGCGCGCCCGCGATGGCTGCCACCTCGCTCACCATCGGCATCAGCGGCTGGACCGGCTTCGCGCCGCTGACTCTGGCCAAGCAGGCCGGGCTTTTCGAAAAGCACGGGCTCGACGTCACGCTCAAGAAAGTGCCGCAGGCGAGCCGGCCGCTGGCCATCGCCAGCGGCGACCTGCAATGCGCGGCGACCACGGTCGAAACCTGGATGGTGTGGAACGCCAGCGGCGTCACCACCAAGCAGATCTTCCAGCTCGACAAGTCCTATGGCGCCGACGGCATCGTCGTGCGCAACGACATCAAGTCCGTCGCCGACCTCAAGGGCAAGAATGTCGCCTCGTCCGCGCCTGGAACCTCGCCCTATTTCCTGCTCGCCTGGGTGCTCAACAAGAACGGCATGTCGACCAAGGACGTCACCGTCGTCAATCTGGAGCCGGATGCGGCGGCGCAGGCCTTCCTGGCCGGCCAGAACGATGCCGCCGTCACCTATGAGCCGTTCATTTCAGCGGTCCGCGACAAGGCCGACCAGGGCCATATCCTGGCGACCACGCTCGACTACCCGATGGTGCTGGACACCGTCGGTTGCACGCCGGACTTCCTCAAGGCCAATCCCGATGCCGCCAAGGCGCTCGCCGACAGCTATTTCGACGCGCTCGACCTGATCAAGAAGGATCCGCAGAAATCCTACGAGATCATGGGCGCCGACGTGAAGCAGTCGGCCAAGGAATTCGAGGATTCGGCCAAGTACCTGAAATGGGCCGACAAGGCGGAGAATAAGCAGTTCTTCACCAAGGAGTTCCAGGATTTTTCCAAGACCGCGGCCGATCTTTTGCTGCAGATGGGGCTGATCAAGGAAGTCCCGGATGTGACGACGCTTGCCGACACCAGCGCGGTGGCCAACTGA
- a CDS encoding ABC transporter ATP-binding protein, whose translation MSKLLIEGVSRTFAGVGGGQPVRALQPVDLAVAANDFITILGPSGCGKSTLLRIVAGLEAPSTGRVLLDGKAVTRPGPDRGMVFQSYTLFPWLTVAENIGFGLHEQGRPERERNEIVASYIDLVGLKGFESHWPKQLSGGMQQRTAIARALANDPEILLLDEPFGALDNQTRGLMQELLLGIWERRKKTVLFVTHDIEEAIFMASRVIVMSARPGRIKSDVPVDLPHPRHYTLKTSPEFSALKAQLTEDIRIEAMRTAQV comes from the coding sequence ATGAGCAAGCTGCTGATCGAAGGCGTCTCGCGGACCTTTGCCGGGGTAGGGGGCGGGCAGCCGGTGCGGGCGCTGCAGCCGGTCGACCTCGCGGTCGCGGCGAATGACTTCATCACCATCCTTGGGCCATCCGGCTGCGGCAAGTCGACCTTGCTCAGGATCGTCGCCGGACTGGAGGCGCCGAGCACGGGCCGCGTGCTGCTCGACGGCAAGGCGGTCACAAGGCCGGGACCAGACCGCGGCATGGTGTTCCAATCCTACACGCTGTTTCCCTGGCTGACGGTCGCCGAAAACATCGGTTTCGGCCTGCACGAGCAAGGCCGGCCCGAGCGCGAGCGCAACGAGATCGTCGCCTCCTATATCGATCTCGTCGGCCTGAAAGGCTTCGAGAGCCACTGGCCGAAACAGCTTTCGGGCGGCATGCAGCAGCGCACGGCAATTGCGCGGGCGCTGGCCAACGATCCCGAAATCCTGCTGCTCGACGAGCCGTTCGGTGCGCTCGACAACCAGACGCGCGGGTTGATGCAGGAATTGCTGCTCGGCATCTGGGAGCGGCGCAAGAAGACGGTGCTGTTCGTCACCCATGACATCGAAGAGGCGATCTTCATGGCGTCGCGGGTGATCGTGATGAGCGCCCGGCCCGGCCGCATCAAGTCGGACGTGCCAGTCGACCTGCCGCATCCGCGCCACTACACGCTGAAGACCAGCCCGGAATTCTCGGCGCTCAAGGCGCAGCTCACCGAAGACATCCGTATCGAGGCGATGCGGACGGCGCAGGTGTAG
- a CDS encoding GlxA family transcriptional regulator has product MIAFATALDPLRSANRMLGYEAYSWRLASIDGKPVRASNGVECAVNTSLEEERRKMAGPDRPNMAIVCSGINVERYHNKSAFAWLREEYNRGVAVGGLCTGAHILAAAGLLSNKRCAIHWENLPGFSEAFPKANVFADLFEIDQNVYTCAGGTAALDMMLKLIGDDFDESLVNRVCEQVLTDRVRSPTDRQRLPLRARLGVQNSKVLTIIELMEANLSEPLSLIEIADHVDLSRRQIERLFRTEMGRSPARYYLEIRLDRARHLLIQSSLPVVEVAVACGFVSASHFSKCYRELYARSPQQERVDRKQLLAA; this is encoded by the coding sequence ATGATCGCCTTCGCGACGGCGCTCGATCCGCTTCGCTCGGCCAACCGGATGCTCGGCTATGAGGCCTATAGCTGGCGCCTGGCGAGCATCGACGGCAAACCGGTTCGCGCCTCGAACGGCGTCGAATGTGCCGTCAACACCTCGCTGGAGGAGGAGCGCAGGAAGATGGCCGGGCCGGACCGGCCGAACATGGCGATCGTCTGCAGCGGCATCAATGTCGAGCGCTACCACAACAAATCGGCGTTCGCCTGGCTGCGCGAAGAGTATAATCGCGGCGTCGCCGTCGGCGGCCTGTGCACCGGCGCGCATATCCTGGCCGCCGCGGGCCTGCTGTCCAACAAGCGCTGCGCAATTCATTGGGAAAACCTGCCGGGCTTCTCCGAGGCCTTCCCGAAAGCCAATGTCTTCGCCGACCTCTTCGAAATCGACCAGAATGTCTACACCTGCGCCGGCGGCACCGCCGCGCTCGACATGATGCTGAAGCTGATCGGCGATGATTTCGACGAGAGCCTGGTCAACCGCGTCTGCGAGCAGGTGCTGACCGACCGCGTGCGCAGTCCGACCGATCGCCAGCGCCTGCCGCTGCGTGCCCGCCTCGGCGTTCAAAATTCCAAGGTGCTCACCATCATCGAGTTGATGGAGGCGAACCTCTCCGAACCGCTGTCGCTGATCGAGATCGCCGACCATGTCGATCTGTCGCGCCGGCAGATCGAGCGCCTGTTCCGCACCGAGATGGGCCGGTCGCCCGCCCGCTACTATCTGGAGATCCGGCTCGACCGCGCCAGGCATCTGCTCATCCAGTCGTCGCTGCCGGTGGTCGAAGTGGCAGTCGCATGCGGCTTCGTTTCCGCCTCGCATTTCTCCAAATGCTACCGCGAACTCTATGCCCGCTCGCCGCAGCAGGAGCGCGTCGACCGCAAGCAATTGCTGGCGGCTTGA
- a CDS encoding FAD-dependent oxidoreductase, protein MAEFPKKAKVVIVGLGGIVGASVAHHLIERGWDDIVGIDKSGIPTDIGSTAHASDFCYTTSHDFLSCWTTLYSIDFYEKMGHYARVGGLEVARVGDDARMDEIKRKIASAKAFGTRARLIEPAEIKEKFPLIEEHLVQGGLWDPDAGLVIPRSQTVAGKLVDQGVASGKLQAFANTSAKELIVENGRIKGVVTERGTIEADYVVVCTGIWGRLTAALVGEDLPVMPIDHPLTFFGPYNEFAGTGKEIGWPLLRDQGNSAYMRDTGDPKTAEGGQIEWGYYEETNPRLCHPRDLLEKHEARLSPSQRDLDMEQIMAPLERAMELTPILGELGYNEGHSFNGLLQVTTDGGPSMGESQKVRGLWYAVAIWVKDGPGMGKLIADWMTDGRTAIDHHQIDYSRFYPHQTQEQFIWDRCTETAMKVYNPAVHPREPFSKGRNIRRSPFWEREKELGGYFMELGGWERAHGYAANEHLLEKYGNRVPVRENEWDNRHFWRVSNAEHLAMSEDCGIVNLSHFSMYDVEGPDHVALLEWLCAAKIGGDNNIGKGIYTHFLDEEGMVRADFTVIRMADRCRVIDGADAGPRDFRYMQRTAQDKGFDVTVTDVTEKYVTIGIWGPNARTTLQKVVEDPNGLTPENFPFAAIKPIRIGGKDVTAFRISYVGEQGWELHMRYEDGLAVWDALRSTGVMPFGVETYANTRRMEKSLRLQNADLLTEYNLLEADLARPKVKDNDFCGKAKHLEYRAREHQPAMLCTLVMTENTDSKGVARYPVGTMPVQDPASGETLVDELGRRSFTTSVAYGPTIGKNIALAYLPWAYCQEGCKLQVEYFGETYPVEVAGVGYKPLYDPENLKPRS, encoded by the coding sequence ATGGCAGAGTTTCCGAAAAAGGCGAAGGTCGTCATCGTCGGCCTGGGCGGTATCGTCGGCGCGTCCGTCGCCCACCACCTGATCGAGCGCGGCTGGGACGATATCGTCGGCATCGACAAGTCGGGCATCCCGACCGATATCGGCTCGACGGCGCATGCCTCGGACTTCTGCTACACGACCAGCCATGATTTCCTGTCCTGCTGGACGACGCTCTATTCCATCGATTTCTACGAGAAGATGGGGCATTACGCGCGCGTCGGCGGCCTCGAGGTTGCCCGCGTCGGCGACGATGCCCGCATGGACGAGATCAAGCGCAAGATCGCCTCCGCCAAGGCGTTCGGCACCCGTGCGCGGCTGATCGAGCCGGCCGAGATCAAGGAAAAATTCCCGCTGATCGAGGAGCATCTGGTGCAGGGCGGCCTGTGGGACCCGGATGCCGGCCTCGTTATCCCGCGCTCGCAGACCGTCGCCGGCAAGCTGGTCGATCAGGGCGTCGCGTCCGGCAAGCTGCAGGCCTTCGCCAACACCTCGGCCAAGGAGCTGATCGTCGAGAACGGCCGCATCAAGGGCGTGGTGACCGAGCGTGGCACGATCGAGGCCGACTATGTCGTGGTCTGCACCGGCATCTGGGGCCGGCTTACCGCCGCTCTGGTCGGCGAAGACCTGCCGGTCATGCCGATCGACCATCCGCTGACCTTCTTCGGCCCTTACAACGAGTTCGCCGGCACCGGCAAGGAGATCGGCTGGCCGCTGCTGCGCGACCAGGGCAACTCGGCCTATATGCGCGACACCGGCGATCCGAAGACCGCCGAGGGCGGGCAGATCGAATGGGGTTATTACGAGGAGACCAATCCGCGCCTGTGCCACCCGCGCGACCTGCTCGAAAAGCATGAGGCGCGGCTGTCGCCGTCGCAGCGCGACCTCGACATGGAGCAGATCATGGCGCCGCTGGAGCGCGCCATGGAACTGACGCCGATCCTCGGCGAATTGGGTTACAATGAAGGCCATTCCTTCAACGGCTTGCTGCAGGTGACCACCGATGGTGGCCCGTCCATGGGCGAAAGCCAGAAGGTGAGGGGCCTGTGGTACGCCGTCGCCATCTGGGTCAAGGACGGCCCCGGCATGGGCAAGCTGATCGCCGACTGGATGACCGACGGCCGCACCGCGATCGACCATCACCAGATCGACTATTCGCGCTTCTACCCGCACCAGACGCAGGAACAGTTCATCTGGGATCGCTGCACCGAGACGGCGATGAAGGTCTACAATCCAGCGGTGCATCCGCGCGAGCCCTTCTCCAAGGGCCGCAACATCCGCCGCTCGCCTTTCTGGGAGCGCGAGAAGGAACTCGGCGGCTATTTCATGGAGCTGGGCGGCTGGGAGCGCGCGCACGGCTACGCCGCCAACGAGCATCTCCTGGAGAAATACGGCAACCGCGTGCCGGTGCGCGAGAACGAATGGGACAACCGCCATTTCTGGCGCGTCTCCAATGCCGAGCATCTGGCGATGAGCGAGGATTGCGGCATCGTCAACCTGTCGCATTTCTCGATGTATGACGTCGAAGGGCCCGACCATGTCGCGCTGCTGGAATGGCTGTGCGCGGCCAAGATCGGCGGCGACAACAATATCGGCAAGGGCATCTACACCCACTTCCTCGACGAGGAAGGCATGGTGCGCGCAGACTTCACCGTCATCCGCATGGCCGATCGCTGCCGCGTGATCGACGGCGCCGATGCCGGTCCGCGCGACTTCCGCTACATGCAACGCACCGCGCAGGACAAAGGTTTTGACGTCACCGTCACCGACGTGACGGAAAAATACGTCACCATCGGTATCTGGGGGCCGAATGCCCGCACGACCTTGCAGAAGGTGGTCGAGGATCCGAATGGCCTGACGCCGGAGAATTTCCCCTTCGCGGCGATCAAGCCGATCCGGATCGGCGGCAAGGATGTGACCGCCTTCCGCATCTCCTATGTCGGCGAGCAGGGCTGGGAGTTGCATATGCGCTACGAGGACGGGCTCGCCGTCTGGGACGCGCTGCGCTCTACCGGCGTCATGCCGTTCGGCGTCGAGACCTACGCCAACACGCGCCGCATGGAAAAAAGCCTACGCCTCCAGAACGCCGATCTGCTGACCGAATACAATCTGCTCGAGGCCGACCTTGCCCGTCCGAAGGTCAAGGACAACGACTTCTGCGGCAAAGCCAAGCATCTGGAGTATCGCGCCCGTGAGCATCAGCCGGCTATGCTGTGCACGCTGGTGATGACCGAGAACACCGATTCCAAGGGCGTGGCCCGCTACCCGGTCGGCACCATGCCTGTGCAGGATCCCGCGAGCGGCGAGACGCTGGTCGACGAGCTCGGCCGCCGCTCCTTCACCACTTCGGTCGCCTATGGCCCGACGATCGGCAAGAACATCGCGCTTGCCTATCTGCCCTGGGCGTACTGCCAGGAAGGCTGCAAGCTGCAGGTCGAGTATTTTGGCGAGACCTATCCGGTCGAGGTGGCGGGAGTCGGTTACAAGCCGCTCTACGACCCGGAGAACCTCAAGCCGAGGAGCTGA
- a CDS encoding DUF1778 domain-containing protein, with protein MRLRFRLAFLQMLPRTLCPLAAAGARRPQAIAGGLIRCHMTTRATQFDNLADRRSFGLDAEKWAAFMATLEAPVRDLPRLKRLLNEPSIFPDPIQYVSN; from the coding sequence ATGCGGCTTCGTTTCCGCCTCGCATTTCTCCAAATGCTACCGCGAACTCTATGCCCGCTCGCCGCAGCAGGAGCGCGTCGACCGCAAGCAATTGCTGGCGGCTTGATCAGGTGTCACATGACCACGAGAGCGACTCAATTCGACAATCTGGCCGACCGGCGCAGCTTCGGTCTCGACGCGGAGAAATGGGCTGCGTTCATGGCGACTCTGGAAGCTCCCGTCCGTGATCTTCCACGGCTAAAACGTCTCTTGAACGAGCCAAGCATTTTTCCCGACCCGATCCAGTATGTGTCGAACTGA
- a CDS encoding LysR substrate-binding domain-containing protein, producing the protein MNAPLNHPLPLLDLDVLRTFVAIAETGSFTTAANAVFRTPSAVSMQIKKLEDILGRSVFARDARSVTLTTDGEMLLGYARRLLSINREVVSKFIIPDIVGVVRLGSPDDYGERVLPHVLKRFAQSHPSIAVDVTIDQSINLRRRMDDRALDITLLTNSYKTSAVGAEVLLTEPIVWAGAKGGCAHLREPLPVSLWEEGCAWRAGALEALGREGRNYRIAYMSAHTAGQRAAIMADLAVAPLPKSFLGDEMVSLGAKDGMPEIGTYNLAMVVAPDASAPVKAVADHIRATFELFRETGKF; encoded by the coding sequence ATGAACGCCCCGCTCAATCACCCTTTGCCGCTGCTTGACCTCGATGTGCTGCGCACCTTCGTGGCGATCGCCGAGACTGGCTCCTTCACCACCGCCGCCAACGCGGTGTTCCGCACCCCGTCGGCCGTCTCCATGCAGATCAAGAAGCTGGAAGATATTCTCGGCCGTTCCGTCTTCGCGCGCGATGCGCGTTCGGTGACGCTGACGACGGATGGCGAGATGCTGCTCGGCTATGCCCGCCGGCTTTTGTCGATCAACCGCGAGGTGGTGTCGAAGTTCATCATCCCCGACATTGTCGGCGTGGTGCGGCTTGGGTCCCCGGACGACTATGGCGAGCGCGTGCTGCCGCATGTGCTGAAGCGCTTTGCGCAGTCGCATCCCTCGATCGCCGTCGACGTCACCATCGACCAGAGCATCAATCTGCGCCGGCGCATGGACGACCGCGCGCTCGACATCACGCTGCTCACAAATTCCTACAAGACCAGTGCCGTCGGCGCGGAGGTTCTGCTGACCGAGCCCATCGTCTGGGCGGGCGCCAAGGGCGGCTGCGCGCATCTGCGCGAACCTTTGCCGGTGTCGCTGTGGGAGGAGGGCTGCGCCTGGCGGGCCGGCGCGCTCGAAGCGCTCGGACGCGAGGGCCGCAACTATCGCATCGCTTATATGAGCGCCCACACGGCCGGCCAGCGCGCCGCAATCATGGCCGACCTTGCGGTGGCGCCGCTGCCGAAATCCTTCCTCGGCGACGAGATGGTCTCGCTGGGCGCCAAGGACGGCATGCCCGAGATCGGCACCTACAATCTCGCCATGGTGGTGGCGCCCGACGCCAGCGCGCCGGTGAAGGCCGTGGCCGACCATATCCGGGCGACGTTCGAACTGTTCCGCGAAACCGGCAAGTTCTGA
- a CDS encoding site-2 protease family protein — protein MQRFGWDRKNDAFVFVMKGNIPVHVSWTFAIPAVLPFVHEWSRHPRLALIHTAIFAALLFLSVFLHELAHVWAARRRGIGTQRIDLYLFGGFAWFKPGAASPYGWAWIAFAGPLVNIVLVAGFAAAYYLLARPLLPVDPDGHFSSPPRLDTLLEWTLWLGALVNAALAILNLLPGHSA, from the coding sequence TTGCAACGGTTCGGTTGGGACAGGAAGAACGACGCATTCGTCTTCGTGATGAAGGGGAACATTCCCGTTCATGTCAGCTGGACCTTTGCCATTCCAGCCGTCCTGCCGTTCGTACATGAATGGTCGAGGCATCCCAGGCTCGCCCTGATCCATACGGCCATATTCGCCGCGCTCCTGTTCCTGTCGGTGTTTCTGCATGAACTTGCCCATGTCTGGGCAGCGCGACGGCGCGGCATCGGCACCCAACGGATAGACCTGTACCTGTTCGGCGGATTTGCCTGGTTCAAGCCCGGCGCGGCTTCGCCCTATGGCTGGGCATGGATCGCGTTTGCCGGGCCGTTGGTGAACATCGTCCTGGTGGCGGGCTTTGCCGCTGCCTATTACCTTCTTGCCCGGCCCTTGTTGCCTGTCGATCCGGACGGTCATTTCAGTTCGCCGCCGAGACTGGACACGCTTCTTGAGTGGACGCTTTGGCTTGGCGCATTGGTGAATGCGGCCTTGGCCATTCTCAACCTCCTTCCGGGCCATTCCGCTTGA
- a CDS encoding ABC transporter permease codes for MRPLHPVAPGTRSALGIAFFVLFVAFWAWITLGGHVNRIFLADPLSMLKDGWRLLVEDRFWLDILITIWRVFGGFVLASIVAVPIGIAMGAWKPVEAFLEPFVSFARYLPASAFIPLLILWAGIGEFEKLLVIFVGSVFQIILIVAVKVGSTRRDLVEAAYTLGATDNGIVKRVIMPANAPEIAETLRLVLGWAWTYVIVAELIGSSSGIGYMIINSQSRLATGQIIFGIIVIGLIGLLSDFAFKALNRWLFPWSLA; via the coding sequence CTGCGTCCCTTGCACCCCGTTGCGCCGGGCACGCGAAGCGCGCTCGGCATCGCCTTTTTCGTGCTGTTCGTGGCCTTCTGGGCGTGGATCACGCTCGGCGGCCATGTGAACCGGATCTTCCTTGCCGATCCTCTGTCGATGCTCAAGGACGGCTGGCGGCTGCTCGTCGAAGACCGGTTCTGGCTCGACATATTGATCACCATCTGGCGCGTCTTCGGCGGCTTCGTGCTGGCCTCGATCGTCGCGGTGCCGATCGGCATCGCGATGGGCGCCTGGAAGCCTGTCGAAGCCTTCCTCGAGCCGTTCGTGTCCTTTGCCCGCTACCTGCCGGCATCCGCCTTTATCCCGCTGCTCATCCTGTGGGCCGGCATCGGAGAATTCGAGAAGCTCCTGGTGATCTTCGTCGGCTCTGTGTTCCAGATCATCCTGATAGTCGCGGTCAAGGTCGGCAGTACGAGGCGAGACCTGGTCGAGGCCGCCTATACGCTGGGGGCGACCGACAACGGCATCGTCAAGCGCGTGATCATGCCGGCCAATGCGCCGGAGATCGCCGAAACGCTGCGCCTGGTGCTTGGCTGGGCCTGGACCTATGTGATCGTCGCCGAGCTGATCGGCTCGTCGTCGGGCATCGGCTACATGATCATCAACAGCCAGTCGCGGCTGGCGACGGGGCAGATCATCTTCGGCATCATTGTCATAGGGCTGATCGGGCTTCTGTCCGATTTCGCCTTCAAGGCGCTCAACCGCTGGCTCTTTCCATGGAGCCTGGCATGA
- a CDS encoding DUF1194 domain-containing protein produces the protein MSAYARARHIVSGSAALALALWLTPAASPAEPVDVELVLAVDVSLSMSPAELEIQRHGYAAALMHDNVLKAIADGAYGKIAVTYVEWAGTTWQRVVVPWTVIANRADAERFVAKLEANPPDSARRTSISGALSFGSDLFAESGFQGTKRVIDVSGDGPNNQGAPVDLTRDEVVRQGITINGLPLMTRGGFSGAFDVDNLDRYYSDCVIGGPGAFMIPVNDWTQFPEAIRRKLVLELAGSASPQRAAEGAAHPPVVLADNRPAADCQAGEKMWRNRGWGMP, from the coding sequence ATGTCCGCTTATGCCCGCGCAAGGCATATCGTCTCAGGCAGCGCCGCCCTGGCGCTGGCGCTTTGGCTGACTCCTGCCGCGTCTCCCGCCGAGCCGGTCGATGTCGAGCTGGTGCTGGCGGTCGATGTCTCGCTTTCCATGTCACCGGCTGAGCTGGAGATCCAGCGTCATGGCTACGCGGCGGCGCTGATGCATGACAACGTGCTGAAGGCTATCGCCGACGGCGCCTATGGCAAGATCGCCGTCACCTATGTCGAATGGGCGGGCACGACCTGGCAGCGAGTCGTCGTGCCGTGGACCGTGATCGCCAACCGCGCCGACGCCGAGAGGTTCGTCGCGAAGCTCGAAGCCAACCCGCCGGACAGCGCCCGGCGCACCTCGATTTCCGGGGCGCTGAGCTTCGGCAGCGATCTGTTCGCAGAGAGCGGATTCCAGGGGACCAAGCGTGTCATCGATGTTTCCGGCGATGGGCCGAACAACCAGGGCGCGCCGGTCGATCTCACCCGCGACGAGGTGGTCAGGCAAGGCATCACCATCAACGGCCTGCCGCTGATGACGCGCGGCGGTTTCAGCGGCGCCTTCGACGTCGATAATCTGGACCGCTATTACAGCGACTGCGTCATCGGCGGACCGGGCGCCTTCATGATCCCGGTCAATGACTGGACGCAGTTTCCCGAAGCGATCCGCCGCAAGCTGGTGCTGGAGCTCGCCGGTTCGGCTTCACCGCAACGGGCGGCCGAAGGGGCCGCGCATCCGCCGGTCGTGCTCGCCGATAACAGGCCGGCCGCCGACTGCCAAGCCGGCGAAAAGATGTGGCGCAACCGCGGCTGGGGCATGCCGTGA
- a CDS encoding phosphoribosylaminoimidazolesuccinocarboxamide synthase: MRILSDAFIPELPNHYHGKVRENYDLPDGRRIIIATDRLSAFDIILASIPFKGEVLTQTARYWFEETADICPNHVLEYPDPNVVVGTRLDMLPVEMVVRGYLAGTTSTSILTKYRKGERSFYGHSFPDGLRDNEKLPQAIITPTSKAAHGGHDEPLSEAEIIDQGLLTQAQWDTVSRYALQLFARGQQRAAERGLILADTKYEFGTAPDGTIVLADEIHTPDSSRYWIAASYDEAFASGGRPQSFDKDFVRSWVSARCDPYKDPIPPIPDEIINQASAVYIQAYEAITGAKFVPDLSGDTVLERIRSNIARYF; this comes from the coding sequence ATGCGCATCCTGTCCGACGCCTTCATTCCCGAGCTTCCCAATCACTATCACGGCAAGGTGCGCGAAAATTACGACCTGCCGGACGGACGCCGCATCATCATCGCCACCGATCGTTTGAGCGCGTTTGACATCATCCTGGCCTCGATCCCGTTCAAGGGCGAAGTGCTCACCCAGACGGCGCGCTACTGGTTCGAGGAAACCGCCGACATCTGTCCCAACCACGTGCTGGAATATCCCGACCCCAACGTCGTCGTCGGCACGCGGCTCGACATGCTGCCGGTCGAGATGGTCGTGCGTGGCTATCTGGCAGGCACGACCAGCACCTCTATCCTGACCAAGTATCGGAAAGGCGAAAGGAGCTTCTACGGCCACAGCTTTCCCGATGGGCTGCGCGACAATGAAAAGCTGCCGCAGGCGATCATCACGCCGACCAGCAAGGCCGCCCATGGCGGCCATGACGAGCCGCTGTCGGAGGCCGAGATTATTGACCAGGGGCTGCTCACGCAGGCGCAGTGGGATACGGTCTCGCGCTATGCGTTGCAGCTTTTCGCTCGCGGCCAGCAGCGCGCCGCCGAACGCGGCCTGATTCTCGCTGACACCAAATATGAATTCGGCACCGCGCCGGACGGCACCATCGTGCTGGCGGACGAAATCCATACGCCTGACAGCAGTCGCTATTGGATCGCTGCGAGTTATGACGAGGCGTTCGCAAGCGGCGGGCGCCCGCAGAGCTTCGACAAGGATTTCGTCCGCTCCTGGGTGTCAGCGCGGTGCGATCCCTACAAGGACCCGATCCCGCCAATTCCGGACGAGATCATCAACCAGGCCTCGGCGGTCTATATCCAGGCCTATGAAGCGATAACCGGCGCAAAATTCGTGCCCGACCTTTCCGGCGATACGGTGCTGGAGCGTATCCGTTCGAACATCGCGCGGTATTTCTAA
- a CDS encoding FkbM family methyltransferase, with amino-acid sequence MSSLSSLARTLLSLSLPVGLLDRGPALHGTKFLAKAALKARFGGDGRPFQMVNVGACDGALFDDVTPWLHRIPGARAMLVEPIPYNQKRLRANYPDASRFIIEPVAVTKTQGTITVHTFDAAALEAGTLPIEFIGCSSVTDTNLMSGKNAWGEADANFNKFAPHLKDIEVPSETLQTLLDRNGITHIDAFLVDCEGADWMVFEQLDLQRYRPGMIKIEVGALPAAEIGQVVVKLKTAGYQVGFQAEDIWAFA; translated from the coding sequence ATGAGCTCGCTTTCCAGCCTCGCGCGCACCTTGCTGTCGCTTAGCCTTCCAGTCGGCCTGCTCGATCGCGGCCCGGCTTTGCACGGCACGAAATTCCTCGCCAAAGCTGCCCTAAAGGCCCGTTTCGGCGGCGACGGCCGGCCGTTCCAGATGGTCAATGTTGGCGCCTGCGACGGCGCGCTGTTCGACGACGTGACGCCCTGGCTGCATCGCATTCCCGGGGCGCGCGCCATGCTGGTCGAGCCAATCCCATATAACCAGAAGCGCCTGCGCGCCAATTACCCGGATGCCAGCCGCTTCATCATCGAGCCGGTGGCTGTCACGAAAACCCAGGGCACGATCACCGTCCACACCTTCGATGCCGCAGCGCTCGAGGCCGGCACGCTGCCGATCGAATTCATCGGCTGCTCGTCGGTCACCGACACCAATCTGATGTCGGGCAAGAACGCCTGGGGCGAGGCGGACGCCAACTTCAACAAGTTCGCGCCGCATCTGAAGGACATCGAGGTGCCGTCCGAGACCTTGCAGACGCTGCTCGACCGCAACGGCATCACCCATATCGACGCCTTCCTGGTCGACTGCGAGGGCGCCGACTGGATGGTGTTCGAGCAGCTTGATCTGCAACGCTACCGTCCCGGTATGATCAAGATTGAGGTCGGCGCGCTGCCAGCGGCCGAGATCGGCCAGGTCGTGGTCAAGCTCAAGACCGCTGGTTATCAGGTCGGCTTCCAGGCCGAGGACATCTGGGCCTTCGCCTGA